The segment GCCATGGCGTATCCGGCACCCGAGGCGCCTACGCCCGCCAGCAGCCCGGCCGCACCACCCAGCAGCACGAATTCGACGAGGTTGATTCGGCGAATCAGGCTCCGGCGACCACCCAGCGAACGCAGCAGGGCGCTTTCGAACTGACGCTCCTCCCGGGTCACCTGCAGGGCCGCGAGCAACACCACCAGACCGGAGAGCAGTGTCAGCAGCGCCATCAGCTCCACCACCCTTGCCCCCTGCTCCATGATGGATCTGGCGGTATCGAGGATTGCGCCGATATCGATCAGCGTGATGCTGGGGAACTCACGAATCAGCACGGACAGGAACCGGTTGTCCTCCGGCGGCAGATAGAAGCTGGTGATGTAGGTGGCCGGCGCCTCGTCCAGCAAGCCCGGGGAGGCGATCACGAAGAAGTTGACGTTGAAACTGTCCCACTCCACCTCGCGCAGGCTGGTGATCCGACCGCTGAACTCGCGGCCACCGGCGTCGAAGCGCAGTTCGTCACCAACACCTACCCCGAGACGTTCGGCAATGTCGGTCTCCATGGAGAATTCGCCGCTGTCGCCGTTGGCCGCCGAAGCATTCCACCAGCTGCCGGCGCGGATGCGGTTATCGGACGGCAGATCCTCGAGCCAGGAAAGGTTGAACTCCCGGCTCACCAGGCGGCGGGTCCGGGCCTCGGTGTAGTCATCCGGCCGGATATCCCGCTCGTTGATGCCCACCAGCCGCCCACGCACCATGGGCACCACCTCGGCGTCGATACCCTGGGCGGAGAGTCGTGCGGCGACATCGTCCGCCTCTTCCGGCTGGATGTTGATCAGGAAGTAGTTGGCCGCGTCGTCCGGCACCCGATCCTGCCAGGTGGCGAGCAGGTCCTGTCGCACCACGGACAGCAACAGCAAGGCCATCAGGCCGAGACCCAGGGCCATGATCTGGATACTCGCGGTCCACGGGCGGCGGGCCAGCCCGGAGAACAGCAGGCCGATCCCGGCGCGCCGGTGCCGCGCACGACGCAGGGAGAAGACGATACCCGCAGCCCCCAGCGCCAGCAGGCCCAGGGTGCCGATCACGGCAATAAACACATAGGCGGCAAGACGCAACTCCTCGGCCTGCCACCACATGAGCAGGAAGATGGCTGCCAGCGCGCTGACATAGGCCCATCCGCCGCGGAACAGATTGTCACCAAGGTCACGCCTGAGCACCCGCAGGGGCGGCACATGGCGCAACCGCAGGATGGTGGGCAGTGCAAAGCCGAGCAGGATGACCTGGGCCGCCGCAATACCGGTCAGACCAGGCCGCAGACTGGGTGGGGGCAGATCCGGCAGCAGGTCCGCCAGCACACCCAGCATGAGCAGGTGCACACCGTAGCCAAGAATGGTGCCAACAACCCCCGAAGCCAGGCCGAGAAACACCATTTTCCAGCCCAGCATCCAGCCAATCTGGGCGCCGGTCGCACCCAGGCAGCGCATGATGGCCACGCGGTCCAGATGGCGCGATGCATAGCGCCGAATGGTGAGCAGCATGGCCACGCCACCGACCACGACCGTCAGCAGGGCGCTCAACCCCAGGAAGCGTTTTGCCGCGTCCATGATCTGTTGCACACCGGGCTGGCCTTCGCCGGGGGTCTCCAGGCTGATGTGCCGGCCCAGCTCACCGCTGACACCGTCCACCCAGGTGCTGACAGCCTCGCCGCTGCCGGCCACCAGCAGGCCGTAGCGCACCCGGCTTGCATCCTGCACCAGCTCGGTGGCCGCGACATCGTCCAGATTCATCATCAGGCGCGGAGCCAGATTCTGGAAACCACCACCCCGCGCCGGCTCGACGAACACCACACCACTGATCCGGAACGTCTCCGCGCCGAGTTCCACCTGATCACCGACGGCGGCATCCAGCTGAATGAGCAGCCGCGGCTCCGCCCAGACCTCACCGCGGGGGGGAATGCCGTCGGCGACCCGGCGGTCGTCGTCGGGGTGATCACCCACCTGCATGGCGCCCCGCAGCGGATAACCCGCCGAGACCGCCTTGATGGCAGCAAGCTGGGTCATGTCGTCGAGCAGTACGACGCTGGGGAATTCCAGCGTTCTCGCGGTGGACAGGCCGAGTTCGGCTGCACCGGCATCGAATGCCTCGGGAATGGCACGATCGGAGATCAGGGCGCGGTCGCCGCCAAGCAATTCCGCGGCCCGACTTTCGGTGGCAGCTCCGACCCTGTCCGCCAGCCAGGCCACCGCCGTGATGGCGGTGACGGCCAGTACCAGGGCCAGCGCCAGCAAACGCAGCTCACCGGCCCGCCAGTCCCGGACCAGAAGCTTCAGCGCGTAACGGGCGGGATTCATGCAGCTGCCACCAGTTGACCATCATCCAGGGAAAGCACTCGCTCGCATCGCTGGGCGAGTTCCGGGTCGTGGGTGACCAGCACCAGGGTGGTACCGTAGTCCTGGTTCAGGCTGAACAGCAGGTCCTGGATGCGATGACCGGTGTCCCGGTCCAGGTTGCCGGTGGGTTCATCGGCCAGCAGCAGGCGCGGTCGCGTTACGAAGGCACGGGCAATGGCCACGCGCTGCTGCTCACCGCCGGAGAGCTGCTTGGGATAGTGGCCGAGGCGGGCGGCAAGCCCTACCTGCCCCAGGACATCCCGCGCCCGGGGCTCGGGGTCGCTCTCGCCGGCCAGTTCCAACGGCAGCATCACATTCTCAAGCGCCGTGAGACCACCCAGCAGATGAAACGCCTGGAAGACGAAGCCCAGTTCCCGCGCCCGCACGCCGGCACGGGCATCCTCGCTGAGGCTGGTGAGGTCGGTATCGCCGATGTACACCCGACCCCGGCTGGGAACATCCAGCCCGGCCAGCAGTCCCAGCAGGGTCGATTTCCCCGAACCCGAGGCGCCCAGTATGGCCACAGTTTCCCCCGGACCGATGTCGAGGCTAAGATCCTCGAACAGGCGTATGGCGCCGTCCGGACCGTTGAACATCATGCCCAGTGCTTCAGTTCGCAGAATGCTTTGCCCGTTGTTCGCTGTCATGACCACCCTCAAGTCGGCGGGCCTTCGCCTGCCGTTGCTGTTGCTGTTGCTCGTCCCCGTGATGGCCGTGGTGCACGCCGACACCCGGACTGTGCTGGTCGTCGGTGACAGCCTTTCGGCTGCCTACAACATGGACCGGGACCAGGGCTGGGTTCATCTCCTGCACCAGCGGCTCGAGAGCGAACAGCCGGGCTGGAACGTCGCCAACGCCAGCATAACCGGGGATACCACCCGCGGCGGACTCAGCCGCCTGCCCGGGGCGCTGGACGAACATCGCCCCAGCATCGTTATCATTGCGCTTGGTGGCAATGACGGCCTGCGCGCCCTGCCGCCGGTGGAGATCCGCAACAACCTGGAGCGCATGATCGAACTCAGCCGCGAAGCCGGTGCCGAGGTCATGCTGGCCGGCGTGCGCATTCCCGCCAATTACGGCCCAGCCTATTCGCGACGCTTCGAGCAGGTATTCCACGACGTGGCCGATGCCGTCGATGTGCCACTGCTGCCCAGCATCCTCGCCGAAGTCGAGGAACGGGCCGACCTGTTCCAGGGGGACGGTATTCATCCATCAGAAGCCGCCCAACCGGTCATCCTGGATAATGTCTGGACGGTGCTCAGACCCATGATCCGGGGCTGAAGTTCGATCAGCCCCGGCCGGGCGCGATCAATCTGCTGTCGTGTCCTGCATGACTTCCATCAGCCGCGGAATCAGCCCGGCCAGTTCCAGGGTCATGATGGAAAAGTCGCTATCGAACCGCTCCGCGGCGCTGTCGGCCTCGCCATCGGCGGTGTCTTCCTGAACCACATCATTGAAACGCAGCCGTTTCACGCTCATGTCGGCGTCAAGCACGAAACTCATACGCTCCCGCCACTGCACGGCAACACGGCTGACGCGCTTGCCCGCCTTGAGGTGGGCGGCAATCTCGCTGGCGTGCAGATCCTGCCGCTTGCAGCGCACCTCGGCACCCTCCAGCTGCGGGTCGGTGAGCACGCACTCATCACCCAGCTCGAAGTCCGACGGCATGGCTTTCCCGGACACCCAACGGGTCATGACCGCCTGGGGTGCCGTGTCCAGTTGCGGCGGTGCGATGGGCAGGCTGCCCAGCACCTCGCGCAGGTGCTCGGTGACTTCTTCGGCCTTTTTCCAGGTGGCGGCGTCCACCACGATCCAGCCGTCCCGCGGATCGATGTAGGCATAGGTACGACGGCTACGACTGAAGGCCCGCGGCAGAAGATCGAGAATGATCTCGTCCTTGAGCCGATCCTTCTCGCGCTTGCGGACCTTGCGCATCTCCTGGGCCTCGATGGCGCCGACTCGTTCATCCATGGTCTCTTTCACCACCGAGGCGGGGAGCAGCTTGCTCTCCTCCCGCAGGCAAACCATGAGATAGCCGTTGGCGGCATGGACCAGTTGTTCATGCCCATCGCCAAGGGGCGGCGCAAAGCCTGCCGACTCCTGGTCGAGCTTGCCACAGGGCTGGAACGGATCCGCCGCCAGTCGCTCCTCAAGCGCTTCGGCATCGTAGGGGAAGGCGGTTTCGAGCTTGTACAGGCACAGATTCTTGAACCACATGCGAGAGCGGTATCCCTATCGGTTGAGAGTTTGCAGGGGTGTCGTCAGCGAGCCCCGGTGAGGGCGGCACGGGCGGCGATGGCACGTCGTCGGGCGTCGTCCCGGTCGCTGCCGAAGGCAACGATATGGCCCATCTTCCGGCCGGGTGCCGGCGGCGTCTTGCCGTAGAGATGCAACTTGACCTGGGGATCAGCCAATGCCGCGTCCCAGCGCGGCTCACCGGTGGCCCAGAGATCCCCCAGCAGATTCACCATGGAAGCAGGCCGCAGCAATTCCGTACTACCCAGCGGCAGGCCACAGACTGCACGCAGCTGCTGCTCGAACTGGCTGGTCATGCTGGCATCGAAGCTGAAGTGGCCGGAATTGTGGGGTCGCGGCGCCAGTTCGTTCACCATCAGGCTGCCGTCACTGCCAAT is part of the Natronocella acetinitrilica genome and harbors:
- a CDS encoding ABC transporter ATP-binding protein — its product is MTANNGQSILRTEALGMMFNGPDGAIRLFEDLSLDIGPGETVAILGASGSGKSTLLGLLAGLDVPSRGRVYIGDTDLTSLSEDARAGVRARELGFVFQAFHLLGGLTALENVMLPLELAGESDPEPRARDVLGQVGLAARLGHYPKQLSGGEQQRVAIARAFVTRPRLLLADEPTGNLDRDTGHRIQDLLFSLNQDYGTTLVLVTHDPELAQRCERVLSLDDGQLVAAA
- the rdgC gene encoding recombination-associated protein RdgC — encoded protein: MWFKNLCLYKLETAFPYDAEALEERLAADPFQPCGKLDQESAGFAPPLGDGHEQLVHAANGYLMVCLREESKLLPASVVKETMDERVGAIEAQEMRKVRKREKDRLKDEIILDLLPRAFSRSRRTYAYIDPRDGWIVVDAATWKKAEEVTEHLREVLGSLPIAPPQLDTAPQAVMTRWVSGKAMPSDFELGDECVLTDPQLEGAEVRCKRQDLHASEIAAHLKAGKRVSRVAVQWRERMSFVLDADMSVKRLRFNDVVQEDTADGEADSAAERFDSDFSIMTLELAGLIPRLMEVMQDTTAD
- a CDS encoding arylesterase; translation: MTTLKSAGLRLPLLLLLLVPVMAVVHADTRTVLVVGDSLSAAYNMDRDQGWVHLLHQRLESEQPGWNVANASITGDTTRGGLSRLPGALDEHRPSIVIIALGGNDGLRALPPVEIRNNLERMIELSREAGAEVMLAGVRIPANYGPAYSRRFEQVFHDVADAVDVPLLPSILAEVEERADLFQGDGIHPSEAAQPVILDNVWTVLRPMIRG
- a CDS encoding ABC transporter permease, producing the protein MNPARYALKLLVRDWRAGELRLLALALVLAVTAITAVAWLADRVGAATESRAAELLGGDRALISDRAIPEAFDAGAAELGLSTARTLEFPSVVLLDDMTQLAAIKAVSAGYPLRGAMQVGDHPDDDRRVADGIPPRGEVWAEPRLLIQLDAAVGDQVELGAETFRISGVVFVEPARGGGFQNLAPRLMMNLDDVAATELVQDASRVRYGLLVAGSGEAVSTWVDGVSGELGRHISLETPGEGQPGVQQIMDAAKRFLGLSALLTVVVGGVAMLLTIRRYASRHLDRVAIMRCLGATGAQIGWMLGWKMVFLGLASGVVGTILGYGVHLLMLGVLADLLPDLPPPSLRPGLTGIAAAQVILLGFALPTILRLRHVPPLRVLRRDLGDNLFRGGWAYVSALAAIFLLMWWQAEELRLAAYVFIAVIGTLGLLALGAAGIVFSLRRARHRRAGIGLLFSGLARRPWTASIQIMALGLGLMALLLLSVVRQDLLATWQDRVPDDAANYFLINIQPEEADDVAARLSAQGIDAEVVPMVRGRLVGINERDIRPDDYTEARTRRLVSREFNLSWLEDLPSDNRIRAGSWWNASAANGDSGEFSMETDIAERLGVGVGDELRFDAGGREFSGRITSLREVEWDSFNVNFFVIASPGLLDEAPATYITSFYLPPEDNRFLSVLIREFPSITLIDIGAILDTARSIMEQGARVVELMALLTLLSGLVVLLAALQVTREERQFESALLRSLGGRRSLIRRINLVEFVLLGGAAGLLAGVGASGAGYAMANGLFELEYGFNYWLPVLGVIAGAGVVSLAGVAATRRLVLVSPMRLLKGGEEG